The segment ttaaaattttaaggagTAAGAATTTGATGTATAgtgcaatagaaaaaaaaatcttctagcTCTTATTTATGTTTCTGATAGCTCCTGTTATTGCTTGGTTCACGTTGTCTCTCTCACACAGGCATGCACATGTGCACAACCCCCCCAACACCtttgtatatgtttatgtatctCTTACAGATCTTGTATAATCTGTTAGGTTGTATGTTCCTGAGGTTCTGTACCTTGCCCAAAACAAATTCCTATTGCTCGTCTGACTTgcttcttctcctctttccttctatAAATGTGCTCATTACCTTCTTGGTCACTCAAGTTATATAATATTTTCTCTCTGCTGTGTCTTCCCTTTGCCATTCAGTTTATTCCTTACCTTAGTTTTTCACCTGGGCTATTTCAGTAGTCTCTTCAGTGGGCTCCTCTGCTTACAGAGAAGCTTACagaattttccttctatttttcatattgtttctAGAATAATATTCCTGAATATAAAAACTTACAATGATTGACCAACCCTTACTGAATCAAGTCTAGACATAAGATAATGGCCGAGTACCTTAGCTTATCATCTCCTCTGTAGTCCCTCCAAACCAGGATACTAGTGGTTTGTCGAGTGTACTATATGTACTATTTGTCTGTATCATGCTTTTCTCATGAGTGGTTATATCCGCTTGAAACAGTCTCCTCTTTCTCACCATACTGAAAGTGGTCTGCCtgttaaaaatctatttattcttCTCGACTGTGCTTAAATGCCATTCCCTCAATAGCTTCTTTTTCAGTCCTTGCATCTTTAAAGctcagttatatatgtgtataaaattaCATCTTGAAAGCAGCAAATGCCCCCATGCTATGTGACTTCCTACACTTACTGAATGCCTGCTTTTGAGGGACACTCTGCTGTGGCTGAGGATAGAGACAAATGCCTTACACTGTCCTCGAGGAGCTTATAGTTTAGAGAAGAAGTTACATGGAAAAACAGAAGGATACACGACTCACCCAAATACTTATTCCTGTgacttcagatttttaaaatacaacctCTTGGCAAAGACGGGGAATTTACTAAAGCATTACCATGTTACTCTAAAGTgtatttgggagaaaaaaaagatttgggaattccctggcaatccagttaGGTTAGGATTAttctgtgttttcactgctgagcacctgggtttgatccctggttggggaactaagatcctacaagtggCATGGCacagctaaaaaataataataaaaactttgttttttgttCTAGTCTTTGTAGGGAATAATCATAGTGGGAGaacttattaaatttttaaataatagctttattgataAATAATTCACATACCCACAAAATTTTCCCTTTTAAGTTATGCAAATAAGTGgagtctttttattattatatttggagTTGTATAACCATTACCACCATCtgattccagaacatttttatcaccccgaAAAGAAATCCAGTGTACTTTAGTAGTCACTCCCTATTTTCCCCCTCCCATcaaaccctggcaaccactaaatCTGCTGTCTTCATGAATTTGTCTATTCTGGaatatcatataaatggaataacacAATATTTAGTCTTTTATATATgacagtatataaatatatatgtgataggtttattttatgttacatgttttcaagttttacccattcatttttatagctgaataattcCATTGTGttgatataccacagtttgtttatccattcatcaggtgatagacttttttttttggttgtactgagcagcacgtgggatcttatttccctgaccaggcattgaacctgtgctccctgcagtggaagctaggagtcttaaccattggacctccagcGAAGTCCACCGTTGATAGACATTTTTGACGGTTTCCAGTTTTTTGGCTTTTAGGAACAATACTGCTGTGAATATTTGTATACAGGTTTTTGTACAGACATATGCTTTCAGTTTTCTTGGGTATGTacataggagtggaattgctggatcatatattaACTGTGTTTTACCATTTGAGGaattgccagactgttttccaaagtggccatACCAGTTTATAACCTTGCCTATACTGCATGAAGTTTCCAGTTTCTGCATATCCTTGCCAACTTTTGTTATCATCTGTCtttttggttatatatatatccttatgGGTATGCGGTggtttcatggtttttttttctttttggcctcaTGGTGTGGCATGTAggcctagtttcctgaccagggatcaaacctgcatctcctgcagtggaagcagtgtgtcttaaccaccggactgctAGGGGAGTCCCTCTTTTATGGTGGTTTTGATGTACATTTCCCTAGTTTCAGGTAATGTTGAATATCTTACATGTTTTTGTATACTGAATTGATTCTCCTTTTGTATGGAGAATTTATTGGGCCCGAAGAGATGGCAATTTCCCATATGAAGTTTTACCTTGTTCTGTTTGCCTGGTGGCTTTTTTATTGGCAACAACAAATATTGAGTAAATAGTACCCTGTGTGCAGGACATTATTAGCAATATGATTTAAATAACACCTGCATTTTATTTCAGTAGTTCTCATTATTCACTGCCTCATTGAATCAATTCAGAAAATTTGTTTAGAATCCCACATTTGTTGCCGTTGTAGGCTTTGCTGGGAATTTTCTATTTGAGCTGCGTGAAGCCCTAATGAGTGCCTGGTTCTTTGCCTGCCATACTCAACAGTGCCCACTAATGACAGAAGAGGAGCTAAGGCTCCAAGCTCCATCCTTTGTGGGCTAGCTGCGGTGTTGTTGTTCTGCAAGTGCAGCTAGCTCCCTTAAACTTGGGCTGCTTCGGGTCTCCGGGAGGCAGTTAGGCTGTGGTGTTGGTGCTGCTCCCTCTCCATCCAGAAAGGAATCAGACCTAGAGCCCTAAACAGGTCTGAAGCTTCGTGTAACTTTTCATATTTGCCCTTGGGTTTCAGATTAAAAGTCATCAAAGCGAGTCAGTAAATCATAGAGACCTTGCACCCAGGCCCAGAAAGTTTTCATTGAAAATGAAACAGTACTGGCGGCCACAGTAGCGGAGGCTGGCCCTTAGCGTCACAGCTTAGAGCAGACTCCGGTTCACTGATTCATGGGCTGGAATTGCCATGTAATAGCTGTGTAATCTTACAAGATTGttaaaaggattaaataaaatagtgcATTTATAATGCTTACTCTGATTCCTAGTACTCCATAAATATTagatgctgttattattattgtgcactcaaaaatcacatttttttcacTATAATAATTCTcctaattttttctgttttttatttgttttttttttttactatgttcCAAGTAGTCTACATTACTttggtaacttaaaaaaaaactcaaggtTTTATTACAGAGGGAAGAAATTTCCAGTTGCTTTCGGGAGTAAACTTCAGAGACCTGTGTTGACAGGCAGTGGGAAGTTGGTCACGCCTGTTTTTGGTGGGGGAAATCAGTTGCAAAATTGGATTTAGCACTCTTTGGCCAGTGTTTTCTCACTGTTCCATTAGAGGTAGAAAGGAAACCCTGTGATACCCCAAGTCTTTTTCGGAGGCCCAGTAACTGACTCAGGAGTGTGTAAATGAACTTCTGGATATGTGTATTTCCAGGCTTCTGTTGTGTTGTTTGCAGCTGAAAGGTTTAGGGATGAAACCTACTTTCTTCCACTGTGTTTTTTCTATTCTGAGACTCTTGTCGTGGTAGGCCTCTTTCCTCTCTTTACTCTTACTGTGTCTCCAGACACACTGTTTGATGCCTTAGGTGAACACCAGAGGTTTTTACTCCTGTTTAGGTGAATTTTGTATAATATGATAGGTAATTTTTTCCAAGTATAcaaatgaaatttttataaattgatcTATACTTGATACTTGAAGCTgcaagtggaaacagtgatgattttattttcttgggctctaaaatcactgtggacagtgactgcagccatgaaattaaaagacgctccttaGCTATGAGCATGTAGACTGCatatgaaaaggcagagacatcactttgctgacagaggtctatatagtcaaagctatagtttttccaagtcaggtatggatatgagagtcggaccataaagaaggctgagtactgaagaattgatgctgaagaattgatgatgcttttgaattgtagcactgaaactcttgagagtaccctggacagcagagagatcaaaccagtcaatcctaaaggaaatacaccctgaatattcattggaagaactgatggctgaagctgaagcgccaatactttggccacctgctgcaaagagccgactctttggaaaagaccctcatgctgggagagaaagattgaaggcaggaggagaagagggtgacggAGCAGGACATGGTttgatggtgtcaccgactctaCAAACATAAATTGACCAAATtctgaagatagtgaaggacagggaaacctggtgtactgtagtccatgggattgcagagtcagacgtgacttagtgactgaacagtgcTTAAAGCTATTAAGGAACCTTGAAGTGAACTTTTGTGCAGTTTATACTGTAAAATCTTTTTGTAGAAAATTGAGGTAACATTGATTTTTAACTTTGTGGAAGTTTCATATATACAGCATTTTGTTTTGACTTGGGTATACACTGCAGCATCCTTACCTCCAGAATTGTTTCCATCTCTCACTACACTGTTGACCTTCTTTACTCAATTTTTGTCCCTCGGCTCATAactaatctgttttctgtgttctttttttgttttgtatgcttgtgtgtatatacatgtggaATCATGAAGTATATATCTTTCaccttctgacttatttcacttagtataatgccatcaaggtctgtccatgttgttgcagatgacaaaatttcatctttctttttaaaatttcatattgtgtgtgttgtgtgtgtatgtattgcacacacatatgtacatacataaacacacacccctcccccacatcttctttatccattcatccactgatgggcaTGTAGATTGTATCTGTATCTTGGTACTGTGAATAGTGATGAACACAGGAGTgcctatatctttttgaattggtcTTTGTGTCTtcttggaattgctggattatatggtaattcttttgagaagtttccatactgttttccacagtggctgtgccaatttactcCCACCAACAATATGTATGAAgattccctttactccacattctctccaacacttgttatttcttgcctttttgataacaGACATTTTAATGGgcgtgaggtgataccttattgtggttttgatttgcatttccctaataattagtgatgttgaacatcttttcatgtgcctctgaCCATCTGTATGGCTTCTTTGGAAGATTCTACTCAGATCCTCTGGCCATATTTTTATGAGGtggtttgtttttgttgagtTTGCACTGTAAAAATCTTAATTTGAATATGTCTAGATTTCTTAATAAGCACTTTCCCTACAGTTAGAGTACAATCTGTTCATTGTAATTTGGTAGTGTTTTAGAGCATAGAATATATTGTCAGACTGCCTAGGTTCAGATCCAGGCTCTACCATTTAGCAGCATCATGAACTTGAGCATGGCCGTTGTAATGTTGAGAAAATCTAGAGAGCTAATACATAAAAAGTGTTTAGAATCATGCATGGCACCTTGTAAGTGCTTCTTAAATACTAGGGCCTGTTGTTATATTGAGCACAGAGGACATTGTGTTAGATAATAGAGATCTTAAGAGGGTCTAAAGCCCAGTTGCTGCCCACAAGAGGCTTGTGATAGTGTTGGGCAGATGTTTTAGAGAAAGATTTCATGTGGTCACATGTGCTCAGCATCAAATGGTAGAGACAGATACTATGTAAGAGTTCAGAGAAAGGAATGGGCCATCAGGAAAGCCTCATAAGAGGAGGTGGTTGAGTtctgcctgagccaccagtgaagaatTCTAGGAAGGGAAATGGCCTGAGGGGAGAGAAGCAAAGGAAGCAGCAAGGTACATATGACCTGGGTATATGATTAGAGATGGTGGGAGCTCTTTCTCATTAATTTCTATATGTAACCAGGGAGCAAAGTCGGATTAAATCTTACAAGCTTAGGAAGTCTTAGTTTTCCTGAGGCGGGATCCTCCCATACATCTTAAATGCTGCCTTGTCCAGTTCCTTTGTGCCAGGGTGAGAAAGAAGTGAATTCGGTGGGGGAGGGATGGCCACCTGGGTTCACACCTTTCTCTGATATATTTTTGCAGTATGACTTCTCCTTGGAAAAGAAAACCATTGAGTGGGCTGAGGATATTAAGAAGATCCAAGAAGCCCAGTGGGAAGCAGAGCGGAAGGCTGAGGAAGCAGAAGCTACAGTGAATTCCAAGAGTGGCCCAGAGGGTGACAGCAAGATGAGCTTCTCGAAGACTCACGGTGCAGCCGCCATGCCACCTCCTATTAACCCCATCCTTGCCAGCTTACAGCACAACAGCATCCTCACCCCGACTCGGGTCAGCAGCAGTGTCACGAAACAGAAAGTTCTCAGCCCGCCCCACACAAAGGCAGACTTCAACCCTGCTGACTTCGAGTGTGAAGAAGACCCGTTTGATAATCTGGAGTTAAAAACTATTGATGAGAAGGAAGAGCTGAGAAACATTCTGGTGGGAACCAGTGGACCCATCATGGCCCAGTTATTAGACAGTAACTTGCCTCGAGGCGGCTCTGGGTCTGTGCTACAGGAGGAGGAGGTCCTGGCCTCCCTGGAGCGGGCCACCCTAGATTTCAAGCCTCTTCACAAACCCAATGGCTTTGTAACCTTACCACAGCTGGGCAACTGTGAAAAGATGTCGCTGTCTTCCAAAGTGTCCCTCCCCCCCATTCCTGCAGTGAGCAATATCAAGTCCTTGTCCTTCCCCAAACTTGACTCTGATGACAGCAGTCAGAAGACACCCAAGATGGCAAGCACTTTCCATAGCACATCCTGCCTCCGCAGTGGCACGTTCTGGAATTTCCTAAAGCCTTCCACCCAAAGCAGTGCCAGTGAGCTCAATGGGCATCCTACCCTTGGGCTTTCAGCTTTGAACTTGGACAGTGGCACAGAGGTGCCAACCCTGACCCCTCCCCAGACGCCTTCCCTGTCTGTCTTGTCTGTGTGCACAGAAGAATCAGCACCTCCAAATACACGTCCCACGGTAAGCCTTTTAAACGCCCTTTATTAAAACTCCACAGATTTCTAAATCCTACCTAGCAGTTGCCAccctcacatttttcttttcaagattaGGGACGGATGGGGCATGACCAAATTGACCTTGATTACATTAAGTACATGTAGTTCTGGTTATTTTTCTGAGGACAAGGATTATTAGCTTTGCACCTAACCTGGTAATGATTTTTTCCTCCCTgtatctttttaatctttttcttcaaAAAGATAATGTGTAGCATGTGAATGATGATTTCCTGCCTGTTGTTTTCCATGCTGCCGTGTCttgtgtttgcattttttaaaggtttgctgTCTTTGTGCCTTTTTACTTTTtcctattaacttttttttttttacacttactTGGTACTCCTTATTTTATCTTCTCCCTActaccctctcctccctcctcccatctcaTTCTGCCCTGAAGTTGGCTCCTATGTGTTTGACTGATTTGGGGTTATGTTTCTTTAAGCTAGGTGGTACTTTAGTAACTGGGGAAGTTTGAGCCAAAgattgaaatttgccatttttaaACCTGTGGATTTTAATACTGCAAttacttttttccctcttttttggcTTACTGCTAAGAATTATGTGATTTTCTtcaaagggagggagaggggaagattGGAACAGATTTAGTGTTGAAGGGTGGATTGATAGAAAAATTGTAACTTGTGTCATCTTgagtttggtcacctgatgcgaagaactgactcattggaaaggaccctgatactgggaaagattgaaggcaggaggagaagggaacaacagaggatgagatggttggatggcatcaccgactcgatggacatgagtttgagcaagctctgggtgttgccaatggacaggggggcctggcgtgctacagtccctggggtcgcaaagagttggacacgactcagcaactgagctgaactgtatCGTCTTGAAGGAAATCTGATTTGGTCACACAGAAGTTGCATATACAGGGAGGTTACTTTATGTGGTTGTTTTAGCAGCACAGAATAATACGTTATTATATTATAGAATAGAAATCATAGAAGTCCAAGATTTTGTTATAccaattcagatttttaaataacaGCATATCAAGGTGGTATTTAGAGTCAGAAAGGAGCCTGATTGTATTGGTCGGATATCTCTGAGACCATAATCAGCCTGCTCTTAGCTGGTAGAAAAGATGAGCTTTGGCCTGCCTTAGAAAGAGTGCAGGTTCCCAGCGGTAACGTTCTTGATAAGTGATTGTTTCTGTGTGAGTGCTTCCATTGTCAGAGAGCTTACTGCTGCCTGTAAATGTCCATGGACCTTGGCCCAGAAAACTCAGTAGAGTGCATAAACAtctcttgtttttgtttagtcgctcagtcatgtctacctctttgcgaccccaaggactgtagctcaccaggctcctcaagtccatgggatttcccaggcaagaatactggagtggattgctatttccttctccaggggatcttcccgacccagggatatcttctgcattggcaggtggattctttactgttgaagtCCCCAGTGAAGCCTGTAACATCTCTTAGCATGGGCCTTATCCTAATTCGCCCTGGTTTGTGGTTGGGCTCTAGTCAGCAGGATACTCCTCTCTGCTCCCTAATTCATTGCATGcattagagaaattaaaaacactccagAAGGTTAGGGATCCTCAGCCACCACcatcccccaccctcacccccatctAACGTAAGAGTGTTAAAGTGAACCATTGAGAGACCAAAGCCAGTGAACTAATTGCAGAAGGTATTTCTCAAACCAGAACACTCATCATTCTTTGACACATCTGATTGTGCAGTTTGTTTTGGGCCCATCCATTTTAGGGTAGTAGGGTCCCTGCTTCATCCCGGTCTGGGGATTTGCTGCCCTATGGGGGCAGCTTTAAACAGACTTGGAGTTGTGGTGATCTTTTAAGGAAGTGGAGGTCCTTACTCCTAGGGAGCAAAGCCTAGTTCCATCCTAGGCTTTGCTCTAGGATGGCTTTCTATCTTAGTCTTTGAAGCCGCTAGTTGGAACCTTTCCTGGTGAGAGAAGCACTTCTCTTCAAGACAGTGACTGGAGGTAGGGGGTGATGGTCGTCAGCTGGCCCATATACATTCTTCATATGGGAACTCCCAGGGAATTTCCAGAATTTAGTTCTTGTCATCTA is part of the Bubalus kerabau isolate K-KA32 ecotype Philippines breed swamp buffalo chromosome 4, PCC_UOA_SB_1v2, whole genome shotgun sequence genome and harbors:
- the UBAP1 gene encoding ubiquitin-associated protein 1 isoform X2 — its product is MASKKLGADFHGTFSYLDDVPFKIGDKFKTPAKVGLPIGFSLPDCLQVVREVQYDFSLEKKTIEWAEDIKKIQEAQWEAERKAEEAEATVNSKSGPEGDSKMSFSKTHGAAAMPPPINPILASLQHNSILTPTRVSSSVTKQKVLSPPHTKADFNPADFECEEDPFDNLELKTIDEKEELRNILVGTSGPIMAQLLDSNLPRGGSGSVLQEEEVLASLERATLDFKPLHKPNGFVTLPQLGNCEKMSLSSKVSLPPIPAVSNIKSLSFPKLDSDDSSQKTPKMASTFHSTSCLRSGTFWNFLKPSTQSSASELNGHPTLGLSALNLDSGTEVPTLTPPQTPSLSVLSVCTEESAPPNTRPTVTPPNFSVSQVPNTPSCPQAHSELQALSPSERHCVETVVNMGYSYECVLRAMKKKGENIEQILDYLFAHGQLCEKGFDPLLVEEALEMQQCSEEKMMEFLQLMSKFKEMGFELKDIKEALLLHNNDQDSALEDLMARAGAS
- the UBAP1 gene encoding ubiquitin-associated protein 1 isoform X6; amino-acid sequence: MPILQARKRVGCHALLQGIFPTKIKSNSFKWEFFLRDLGSGEGTFSYLDDVPFKIGDKFKTPAKVGLPIGFSLPDCLQVVREVQYDFSLEKKTIEWAEDIKKIQEAQWEAERKAEEAEATVNSKSGPEGDSKMSFSKTHGAAAMPPPINPILASLQHNSILTPTRVSSSVTKQKVLSPPHTKADFNPADFECEEDPFDNLELKTIDEKEELRNILVGTSGPIMAQLLDSNLPRGGSGSVLQEEEVLASLERATLDFKPLHKPNGFVTLPQLGNCEKMSLSSKVSLPPIPAVSNIKSLSFPKLDSDDSSQKTPKMASTFHSTSCLRSGTFWNFLKPSTQSSASELNGHPTLGLSALNLDSGTEVPTLTPPQTPSLSVLSVCTEESAPPNTRPTGLPGGPLVKSLPANRGT
- the UBAP1 gene encoding ubiquitin-associated protein 1 isoform X3, translating into MSGRQRDLGFSKGSKWLLRSWVQIFMYDFSLEKKTIEWAEDIKKIQEAQWEAERKAEEAEATVNSKSGPEGDSKMSFSKTHGAAAMPPPINPILASLQHNSILTPTRVSSSVTKQKVLSPPHTKADFNPADFECEEDPFDNLELKTIDEKEELRNILVGTSGPIMAQLLDSNLPRGGSGSVLQEEEVLASLERATLDFKPLHKPNGFVTLPQLGNCEKMSLSSKVSLPPIPAVSNIKSLSFPKLDSDDSSQKTPKMASTFHSTSCLRSGTFWNFLKPSTQSSASELNGHPTLGLSALNLDSGTEVPTLTPPQTPSLSVLSVCTEESAPPNTRPTVTPPNFSVSQVPNTPSCPQAHSELQALSPSERHCVETVVNMGYSYECVLRAMKKKGENIEQILDYLFAHGQLCEKGFDPLLVEEALEMQQCSEEKMMEFLQLMSKFKEMGFELKDIKEALLLHNNDQDSALEDLMARAGAS
- the UBAP1 gene encoding ubiquitin-associated protein 1 isoform X5; the encoded protein is MYDFSLEKKTIEWAEDIKKIQEAQWEAERKAEEAEATVNSKSGPEGDSKMSFSKTHGAAAMPPPINPILASLQHNSILTPTRVSSSVTKQKVLSPPHTKADFNPADFECEEDPFDNLELKTIDEKEELRNILVGTSGPIMAQLLDSNLPRGGSGSVLQEEEVLASLERATLDFKPLHKPNGFVTLPQLGNCEKMSLSSKVSLPPIPAVSNIKSLSFPKLDSDDSSQKTPKMASTFHSTSCLRSGTFWNFLKPSTQSSASELNGHPTLGLSALNLDSGTEVPTLTPPQTPSLSVLSVCTEESAPPNTRPTVTPPNFSVSQVPNTPSCPQAHSELQALSPSERHCVETVVNMGYSYECVLRAMKKKGENIEQILDYLFAHGQLCEKGFDPLLVEEALEMQQCSEEKMMEFLQLMSKFKEMGFELKDIKEALLLHNNDQDSALEDLMARAGAS
- the UBAP1 gene encoding ubiquitin-associated protein 1 isoform X4, which translates into the protein MPILQARKRVGCHALLQGIFPTKIKSNSFKWEFFLRDLGSGEGTFSYLDDVPFKIGDKFKTPAKVGLPIGFSLPDCLQVVREVQYDFSLEKKTIEWAEDIKKIQEAQWEAERKAEEAEATVNSKSGPEGDSKMSFSKTHGAAAMPPPINPILASLQHNSILTPTRVSSSVTKQKVLSPPHTKADFNPADFECEEDPFDNLELKTIDEKEELRNILVGTSGPIMAQLLDSNLPRGGSGSVLQEEEVLASLERATLDFKPLHKPNGFVTLPQLGNCEKMSLSSKVSLPPIPAVSNIKSLSFPKLDSDDSSQKTPKMASTFHSTSCLRSGTFWNFLKPSTQSSASELNGHPTLGLSALNLDSGTEVPTLTPPQTPSLSVLSVCTEESAPPNTRPTGDMSSVPGWEDSTSLEQLSPCAKAVLWSPRAATPEACAPRAVLRNTRSHRHGSLCTTAREEPQLDATKKSAHTVVKTPCSHK
- the UBAP1 gene encoding ubiquitin-associated protein 1 isoform X1, with product MPILQARKRVGCHALLQGIFPTKIKSNSFKWEFFLRDLGSGEGTFSYLDDVPFKIGDKFKTPAKVGLPIGFSLPDCLQVVREVQYDFSLEKKTIEWAEDIKKIQEAQWEAERKAEEAEATVNSKSGPEGDSKMSFSKTHGAAAMPPPINPILASLQHNSILTPTRVSSSVTKQKVLSPPHTKADFNPADFECEEDPFDNLELKTIDEKEELRNILVGTSGPIMAQLLDSNLPRGGSGSVLQEEEVLASLERATLDFKPLHKPNGFVTLPQLGNCEKMSLSSKVSLPPIPAVSNIKSLSFPKLDSDDSSQKTPKMASTFHSTSCLRSGTFWNFLKPSTQSSASELNGHPTLGLSALNLDSGTEVPTLTPPQTPSLSVLSVCTEESAPPNTRPTVTPPNFSVSQVPNTPSCPQAHSELQALSPSERHCVETVVNMGYSYECVLRAMKKKGENIEQILDYLFAHGQLCEKGFDPLLVEEALEMQQCSEEKMMEFLQLMSKFKEMGFELKDIKEALLLHNNDQDSALEDLMARAGAS